Proteins from one Bos taurus isolate L1 Dominette 01449 registration number 42190680 breed Hereford chromosome 7, ARS-UCD2.0, whole genome shotgun sequence genomic window:
- the MAN2B1 gene encoding lysosomal alpha-mannosidase precursor (The RefSeq protein has 1 substitution compared to this genomic sequence) has product MVGDARPSGVRAGGCRGAVGSRTSSRALRPPLPPLSSLFVLFLAAPCAWAAGYKTCPKVKPDMLNVHLVPHTHDDVGWLKTVDQYFYGIYNNIQPAGVQYILDSVISSLLANPTRRFIYVEIAFFSRWWRQQTNATQKIVRELVRQGRLEFANGGWVMNDEATTHYGAIIDQMTLRLRFLEETFGSDGRPRVAWHIDPFGHSREQASLFAQMGFDGFFFGRLDYQDKKVRKKTLQMEQVWRASTSLKPPTADLFTSVLPNMYNPPEGLCWDMLCADKPVVEDTRSPEYNAKELVRYFLKLATDQGKLYRTKHTVMTMGSDFQYENANTWFKNLDKLIQLVNAQQRANGIRVNVLYSTPACYLWELNKANLSWSVKKDDFFPYADGPYMFWTGYFSSRPALKRYERLSYNFLQVCNQLEALAGPAANVGPYGSGDSAPLNEAMAVLQHHDAVSGTSRQHVANDYARQLSEGWRPCEVLMSNALAHLSGLKEDFAFCRKLNISICPLTQTAERFQVIVYNPLGRKVDWMVRLPVSKHVYLVKDPGGKIVPSDVVTIPSSDSQELLFSALVPAVGFSIYSVSQMPNQRPQKSWSRDLVIQNEYLRARFDPNTGLLMELENLEQNLLLPVRQAFYWYNASTGNNLSSQASGAYIFRPNQNKPLFVSHWAQTHLVKASLVQEVHQNFSAWCSQVVRLYPRQRHLELEWTVGPIPVGDGWGKEVISRFDTALATRGLFYTDSNGREILERRRNYRPTWKLNQTEPVAGNYYPVNSRIYITDGNMQLTVLTDRSQGGSSLRDGSLELMVHRRLLKDDARGVGEPLNKEGSGLWVRGRHLVLLDKKETAAARHRLQAEMEVLAPQVVLAQGGGARYRLEKAPRTQFSGLRRELPPSVRLLTLARWGPETLLLRLEHQFAVGEDSGRNLSSPVTLDLTNLFSAFTITNLRETTLAANQLLAYASRLQWTTDTGPTPHPSPSRPVSATITLQPMEIRTFLASVQWEEDG; this is encoded by the exons ATGGTTGGTGACGCGCGGCCTTCAGGGGTTCGCGCTGGCGGCTGCCGGGGCGCGGTAGGATCCCGGACGAGCTCCCGCGCGCTGCGGCCACCGCTCccgcctctctcctccctcttcgtGTTGTTCCTAGCGGCGCCCTGCGCTTGGGCGGCGGGATACAAG ACATGCCCGAAGGTGAAGCCGGACATGCTGAATGTACACCTGGTGCCTCACACACATGATGATGTAGGCTGGCTCAAGACGGTGGACCAGTACTTCTATGGCA TCTACAATAACATCCAGCCGGCGGGTGTACAGTACATCCTAGACTCCGTCATCTCTTCCTTGCTGGCGAATCCCACCCGCCGCTTCATCTATGTGGAAATCGCCTTCTTCTCGCGTTGGTGGCGCCAGCAGACAAATGCAACACAGAAAATCGTGAGGGAACTGGTGCGCCAGG GACGCCTAGAGTTTGCCAACGGTGGCTGGGTGATGAACGATGAGGCGACCACCCACTACGGAGCCATCATCGACCAGATGACACTCGGACTGCGCTTCCTGGAGGAGACGTTCGGCAGCGACGGGCGCCCCCGTGTGGCCTGGCACATCGACCCATTCGGCCACTCTCGGGAGCAAGCTTCACTGTTCGCGCAG ATGGGTTTTGACGGCTTCTTCTTTGGACGCCTGGATTATCAAGACAAGAAGGTGCGGAAAAAGACGCTGCAGATGGAGCAGGTGTGGCGGGCCAGCACCAGCCTGAAACCTCCCACTGCCGACCTCTTCACCA GTGTGCTCCCCAACATGTACAACCCGCCGGAAGGTCTGTGCTGGGACATGCTGTGTGCCGACAAGCCGGTTGTGGAGGACACGCGCAGCCCAGAGTACAACGCAAAGGAGCTGGTCCGTTACTTCCTGAAGTTGGCCACTGACCAG GGTAAGCTCTACCGCACCAAACACACTGTGATGACCATGGGCTCAGACTTCCAGTACGAGAATGCCAACACGTGGTTCAAAAATCTTGACAAGCTCATCCAGTTGGTCAATGCCCAG CAACGGGCCAACGGGATCCGCGTCAATGTTCTCTACTCTACTCCGGCCTGTTACCTCTGGGAGCTGAACAAGGCCAACCTCAGCTG GTCAGTGAAAAAGGATGACTTCTTCCCCTATGCTGATGGCCCCTACATGTTCTGGACCGGTTACTTTTCCAGCCGGCCTGCCCTCAAACGCTACGAGCGTCTCAGCTACAATTTCCTGCAG GTGTGCAACCAGCTGGAGGCGCTGGCGGGTCCGGCAGCCAACGTGGGACCCTATGGCTCCGGGGACAGTGCACCCCTCA ATGAGGCGATGGCCGTGCTCCAGCACCATGATGCAGTCAGTGGTACCTCCCGGCAGCACGTGGCTAACGACTATGCCCGCCAACTTTCAGAAGGCTGGAGGCCTTGCGAG GTTCTCATGAGCAATGCGCTGGCGCATCTCAGCGGCTTAAAGGAGGACTTCGCCTTTTGTCGCAAGCTCAACATCAGCATTTGTCCACTCACGCAGACAGCAGAGAGA TTCCAGGTGATCGTTTATAACCCCCTGGGGCGGAAAGTGGACTGGATGGTGCGGCTGCCTGTCAGCAAACACGTTTACCTCGTGAAGGACCCCGGTGGCAAAATTGTGCCCAGCGAT GTGGTGACCATTCCCAGTTCAGACAGTCAGGAGCTGCTTTTCTCAGCCTTAGTGCCTGCCGTGGGCTTCAGCATCTACTCAGTCTCCCAGATGCCTAACCAAAGACCCCAGAAGTCCTGGTCCCGTGACTTGGTCATCCAGAATGAG TACCTCCGGGCTAGGTTTGACCCTAACACAGGGCTCTTGATGGAGTTGGAGaacctggagcagaatctcttgCTGCCTGTTCGCCAAGCCTTCTACTG GTACAACGCCAGTACAGGTAACAACCTAAGCTCCCAGGCCTCCGGTGCCTACATCTTCAGACCCAACCAGAACAAACCACTGTTCGTGAGCCACTGGGCTCAGACCCACCTTGTGAAG GCGTCCTTGGTGCAGGAAGTACACCAGAACTTCTCAGCCTGGTGTTCCCAGGTGGTTCGCCTGTATCCCAGACAACGGCACCTGGAGCTAGAGTGGACAGTGGGGCCAATACCTGTGGG AGACGGCTGGGGGAAGGAGGTCATCAGTCGCTTTGACACTGCATTGGCGACACGCGGACTCTTCTACACTGACAGCAATGGCCGGGAGATCCTGGAGAGGAG GCGGAATTATAGACCTACCTGGAAGCTGAACCAGACTGAACCCGTGGCTGGAAATTACTATCCAGTCAACAGCCGCATTTACATCACG GATGGGAACATGCAGCTGACTGTGCTCACTGACCGGTCCCAGGGGGGCAGTAGCCTGAGAGATGGCTCCTTGGAACTCATG GTGCACCGAAGGCTGCTGAAGGACGATGCACGCGGAGTTGGGGAGCCGCTGAACAAGGAGGGGTCGGGGCTTTGGGTGCGAGGACGTCACCTCGTGCTGTTGGATAAGAAGGAGACTGCGGCCGCCAGGCACCGGTTACAGGCGGAGATGGAGGTCCTGGCCCCGCAGGTGGTGCTGGCTCAAGGTGGCGGCGCGCGGTATCGCCTCGAGAAAGCCCCACGCACGCAG TTCTCTGGGCTCCGCCGCGAGCTGCCACCCTCGGTACGTCTGCTCACATTGGCCCGCTGGGGCCCGGAGACACTGCTGCTGCGCTTAGAGCACCAGTTCGCCGTAGGGGAGGACTCGGGCCGGAACTTGAGCTCCCCGGTGACCCTGGACTTGACG AACTTGTTTTCCGCCTTCACCATCACCAACCTGCGGGAGACCACGCTGGCGGCCAACCAGCTCCTGGCCTACGCCTCCAGGCTCCAGTGGACGACGGACACGG GCCCCACACCCCATCCTTCTCCTTCCCGTCCGGTGTCCGCCACCATCACGCTGCAGCCCATGGAAATCCGTACCTTCTTGGCTTCGGTCCAATGGGAAGAGGACGGCTAG